From the Entomomonas sp. E2T0 genome, one window contains:
- a CDS encoding sulfurtransferase, whose amino-acid sequence MALAQLINCEKLANHLNDKDLIIFDCRFSLEDTSYGEQSYQTGHIPNAVFIDLDKDLSSPVIKGKTSRHPLPDTNLLIEKLAQCGLNNDSKVVIYDNGPSPFATKMWWTLVWLGKRDNVFLLDGGFKAWQEAGLPITSDKTPVHIGNFIGQPDNSLLINANDLANKLGDDQLTLLDARALPRFRGEVEPMDPVAGHIPGATCANFMENLDSNGFFLTIPKLQERFQILINNKPIDKVIAYCGSGVSACHNLFALCLAGYPLIPLYAGSWSEWITDPKHPVAVGD is encoded by the coding sequence ATGGCTCTTGCTCAACTTATCAATTGTGAAAAACTAGCTAACCATTTAAATGATAAAGATCTAATTATTTTTGACTGCCGATTTTCACTTGAAGACACAAGCTATGGCGAGCAATCCTATCAAACAGGCCATATTCCTAATGCCGTTTTTATTGATTTAGATAAAGACCTCTCTAGCCCAGTTATTAAAGGAAAAACAAGTCGTCATCCTTTACCAGATACTAATCTACTCATAGAAAAACTAGCACAATGTGGTTTAAATAATGACAGTAAAGTCGTTATTTATGACAATGGACCAAGCCCTTTTGCTACAAAAATGTGGTGGACACTGGTTTGGCTAGGGAAAAGGGATAATGTATTCCTATTAGATGGTGGCTTTAAAGCATGGCAAGAAGCAGGATTACCTATTACCAGTGATAAAACGCCAGTACATATTGGTAACTTTATAGGCCAACCAGATAACTCATTATTAATTAATGCTAATGATTTAGCAAATAAGTTAGGTGATGATCAACTAACTCTATTAGATGCTCGAGCACTACCTCGTTTTCGAGGTGAAGTAGAACCAATGGATCCTGTAGCAGGTCATATACCTGGTGCCACCTGTGCTAATTTTATGGAAAACTTAGATAGTAATGGTTTCTTTTTAACTATTCCCAAGCTACAAGAGCGTTTTCAAATATTAATTAATAATAAACCTATTGATAAAGTGATTGCTTATTGTGGTTCTGGGGTTTCAGCTTGTCATAACTTATTTGCCTTATGCCTCGCTGGCTATCCATTAATTCCCCTTTATGCAGGCTCTTGGAGTGAATGGATTACTGATCCCAAACACCCTGTTGCAGTGGGTGATTAG
- the glnK gene encoding P-II family nitrogen regulator: protein MKLVTAIIKPFKLDDVRESLSEIGVQGITVTEVKGFGRQKGHTELYRGAEYVVDFLPKVKIEIGVADDQLDAVIEAISKAANTGKIGDGKIFVTALEQAIRIRTGETDNDAI from the coding sequence ATGAAATTAGTAACTGCGATTATTAAGCCATTCAAGTTAGATGATGTAAGAGAATCACTATCTGAGATTGGTGTCCAAGGTATTACTGTTACTGAGGTAAAGGGCTTTGGTCGTCAAAAAGGCCATACTGAACTTTACCGTGGTGCAGAATATGTGGTTGATTTTTTACCGAAGGTAAAAATTGAAATAGGTGTTGCTGATGACCAGCTGGATGCTGTGATTGAAGCAATTAGTAAAGCTGCCAACACAGGCAAAATCGGTGATGGCAAGATTTTTGTAACAGCTTTAGAGCAAGCCATTCGCATCAGAACTGGTGAAACAGATAATGATGCTATCTAA
- a CDS encoding ammonium transporter has product MACLLSLATPFTMAQETAKLDSGDTAWMLISTALVLFMTIPGLALFYGGMVRAKNILSVMMQSFAVTALVTILWFIYGYSIAFSTTGMEAGVTNLNSFVGSLDNLFLKQLGHDSLNGTYPESVWITFQLTFAILTPVLIVGAFAERMKFSAMLVFMGCWFTLVYAPIAHMVWGGDGGLMHEWGVIDFAGGTVVHINAGVAGLVACLMLGKRKGYPSSAMAPHNLPFTLVGAAMLWFGWFGFNAGSAGAADASAGMAMLVTQIATAAAALAWMSCEWIIHGKPSALGIASGVVAGLVAITPAAGTAGPAGALVIGLASGVVCFFCATTLKRKLGYDDSLDAFGVHGVGGIVGAILTGVFAAPILGGFDAGVTNITHQVWIQTLSVIVTVTYTAIVTFIILFIINKLMGLRVTEEEEVIGLDLSSHNERGYNL; this is encoded by the coding sequence ATGGCTTGCCTATTGTCGCTAGCTACCCCTTTCACTATGGCACAAGAAACTGCAAAACTTGATAGTGGCGATACAGCTTGGATGCTTATTTCAACGGCACTTGTTCTTTTTATGACTATTCCTGGTCTTGCCTTATTTTATGGCGGTATGGTACGTGCTAAAAATATTTTATCAGTGATGATGCAATCATTTGCTGTGACAGCATTGGTTACCATTCTATGGTTTATTTATGGCTATAGTATCGCCTTTAGTACGACAGGAATGGAGGCAGGTGTAACTAATCTCAATTCTTTTGTAGGCAGTTTAGATAATTTATTCTTAAAGCAATTAGGCCATGATAGTTTAAATGGTACTTATCCAGAAAGTGTTTGGATTACTTTTCAATTAACCTTTGCCATATTAACGCCTGTACTTATCGTCGGTGCTTTTGCGGAACGAATGAAGTTTTCTGCGATGTTAGTGTTTATGGGATGTTGGTTTACCTTAGTGTATGCGCCTATTGCCCATATGGTATGGGGTGGTGATGGTGGTCTTATGCATGAGTGGGGTGTGATTGATTTTGCTGGCGGAACAGTGGTACATATTAATGCAGGTGTTGCTGGGTTAGTGGCTTGTTTAATGTTGGGTAAACGTAAGGGATATCCATCATCAGCAATGGCGCCCCATAACCTACCATTTACTTTAGTCGGTGCTGCGATGTTATGGTTTGGTTGGTTTGGTTTTAATGCTGGCTCAGCAGGTGCAGCAGACGCTTCAGCAGGTATGGCAATGTTAGTTACACAAATTGCTACAGCAGCAGCGGCATTAGCTTGGATGTCTTGTGAATGGATTATTCATGGTAAACCAAGTGCCTTAGGTATTGCTTCAGGGGTAGTAGCTGGATTAGTCGCTATTACTCCAGCAGCCGGTACAGCAGGGCCAGCAGGTGCCTTAGTGATTGGCCTTGCTTCTGGTGTTGTTTGTTTCTTCTGTGCCACTACTTTGAAACGTAAATTAGGTTATGATGACTCCTTAGATGCTTTTGGGGTACACGGTGTAGGTGGTATTGTAGGCGCTATCTTAACAGGTGTGTTTGCAGCCCCAATATTAGGTGGTTTTGATGCTGGTGTTACTAATATTACACATCAAGTATGGATACAAACATTAAGTGTCATTGTCACTGTTACTTACACAGCTATTGTTACATTCATTATTTTATTTATTATTAATAAATTAATGGGATTACGTGTAACAGAGGAAGAAGAAGTTATAGGTTTAGATCTTTCATCTCATAATGAACGTGGTTATAATCTCTAA
- the rpiA gene encoding ribose-5-phosphate isomerase RpiA: protein MQQNQLKQAAAQTAMSHLMPKLQSKSIIGIGTGSTTNYFIDLLANHKMDFDGAVASSEQSAQRLKKHGIPVYDLNSVAELEFYIDGADEVNRYLELIKGGGGALTREKIIAAVAKNFICIADESKFVDTLGAFPLPIEVIPMARSYVAREIVKLGGDPIYREGFVTDNGNVILDVHNLAINKAKDLEVKLNNITGVVCNGLFVKRPADLLFLGTQDKGVQLLTP from the coding sequence ATGCAACAAAATCAATTAAAACAAGCTGCTGCTCAAACTGCCATGTCCCACCTGATGCCTAAATTACAAAGTAAAAGCATTATTGGTATTGGAACAGGTTCTACTACTAACTATTTCATTGATTTACTGGCTAATCACAAAATGGATTTTGATGGAGCTGTTGCTAGTTCAGAACAATCGGCACAACGATTAAAGAAACATGGCATACCCGTTTATGATCTAAACAGTGTTGCGGAATTAGAGTTTTATATTGATGGAGCAGATGAAGTTAATAGATACCTTGAATTAATTAAAGGTGGTGGTGGTGCATTAACCCGTGAAAAAATTATCGCCGCAGTTGCAAAAAACTTTATTTGTATCGCTGACGAAAGTAAATTTGTAGACACACTAGGCGCCTTCCCTCTTCCTATTGAAGTTATTCCAATGGCACGCAGCTATGTGGCTAGAGAGATTGTTAAATTAGGTGGTGATCCTATTTATCGTGAAGGTTTTGTCACGGATAACGGTAATGTAATTCTTGATGTACATAACCTAGCTATTAACAAAGCTAAAGATCTAGAAGTAAAACTTAATAATATTACAGGTGTTGTTTGTAACGGCTTATTTGTTAAAAGACCTGCTGATTTATTATTCTTAGGTACACAAGATAAAGGTGTTCAATTGCTAACACCATAG
- a CDS encoding OsmC family peroxiredoxin yields MKQSATAIWEGSRAEGKGVTTTQSKQIKNTPYSFISHFDDGQRKATNPAELIAAAHADCFTLMLTELLEEAGLIANYIETSAEVTIDFDSSSMTHSHLTVKARIPSISKEQFAEMAVNASETCPVSKLLKAEISVDYELISLIKLYTQINN; encoded by the coding sequence ATGAAACAGTCTGCTACTGCCATATGGGAAGGATCAAGAGCTGAAGGAAAAGGTGTAACCACTACACAAAGCAAACAAATAAAAAATACGCCTTACTCATTTATATCACATTTTGATGATGGTCAAAGAAAAGCTACCAACCCTGCTGAGTTAATTGCAGCTGCCCATGCAGACTGTTTTACTTTAATGTTAACAGAGTTACTCGAAGAAGCTGGCCTAATTGCTAACTATATTGAAACCAGTGCAGAGGTAACCATAGATTTTGATTCATCATCAATGACTCACTCTCACTTAACTGTAAAGGCTAGAATACCTAGTATAAGTAAAGAACAATTTGCTGAAATGGCAGTAAATGCTTCTGAAACATGCCCCGTAAGTAAATTATTAAAAGCCGAAATTAGTGTGGATTACGAATTAATTTCACTAATTAAACTATATACCCAAATTAACAACTAA
- a CDS encoding dihydrofolate reductase, whose amino-acid sequence MLPLSIIVALADNHIIGINNQLPWHLPADLKHFKAVTTGKPIIMGRKTWESLGRPLPNRLNIVISRQADFVAEGAEVYPTLEKAMLRANEWATAQQVNEMMLIGGAQLYSMALETNVVDKLYLTRVHLKPEGDAWFPEFDESLWCKAEEQSFAAEDDKPAYTIEVWNKKI is encoded by the coding sequence ATGTTGCCTTTATCAATTATAGTAGCATTAGCAGATAATCATATTATTGGTATCAATAACCAGTTACCTTGGCATTTGCCTGCTGATTTAAAGCATTTTAAAGCGGTTACTACAGGTAAACCCATTATTATGGGGCGTAAAACATGGGAATCTTTGGGTCGTCCTTTACCTAATCGATTAAATATCGTAATAAGTCGACAAGCAGATTTTGTAGCAGAAGGGGCGGAAGTCTATCCAACATTAGAAAAGGCTATGCTGCGTGCTAACGAATGGGCAACAGCTCAACAAGTTAATGAAATGATGTTGATCGGTGGCGCACAACTTTATAGCATGGCTTTAGAAACGAATGTAGTAGATAAATTATATCTAACTCGTGTTCACCTTAAGCCAGAGGGAGATGCTTGGTTTCCTGAGTTTGATGAGAGTTTGTGGTGTAAAGCTGAAGAGCAAAGCTTTGCAGCAGAAGATGATAAGCCTGCTTATACCATAGAGGTTTGGAATAAAAAGATTTAG
- a CDS encoding DUF934 domain-containing protein, with protein MQKIIKDAQIVNDNWHLLANDISLENIANCDDVIVPFALWQEHKQLLQKRDGQTAVWLDSSQEIEELADDLTTLPLIALEFPAFTDGRHYSSARILRDRYRYKGEIRAIGDVLKDQLFAMHRCGFNAFVVRADKDIENALLSLNDFTETYQGATDQPLPLFKRR; from the coding sequence ATGCAAAAAATAATTAAAGATGCTCAGATCGTGAATGATAATTGGCATTTACTGGCTAACGATATTAGCCTTGAAAACATTGCTAATTGTGATGACGTTATTGTGCCCTTTGCTTTGTGGCAAGAACACAAACAATTACTGCAAAAACGTGATGGTCAAACTGCAGTTTGGCTAGACTCATCACAAGAAATTGAAGAATTGGCAGATGATTTAACAACATTACCCCTTATTGCCCTAGAATTTCCTGCATTTACTGATGGACGACACTATTCTAGTGCACGTATTTTACGTGATCGCTATCGATATAAAGGGGAAATACGTGCCATTGGTGATGTATTAAAAGATCAACTATTTGCTATGCATCGCTGTGGCTTTAATGCCTTTGTGGTGAGAGCAGACAAAGACATCGAAAACGCTTTATTAAGTTTAAATGACTTTACAGAAACCTACCAAGGTGCAACAGATCAGCCTTTACCATTATTTAAAAGACGCTGA
- a CDS encoding nitrite/sulfite reductase, whose amino-acid sequence MYIYDEYDQKIVDERVKQFRDQTNRYLAGDLTEDEYRPLRLQNGVYIQRYAPMLRIAVPYGLLSSKQLRKLASIARNYDKGYAHVSTRQNFQFNWPELEDIPDILAELATVQMHAIQTSGNCIRNTTTDQFAGVAKDEVIDPRAWCEIIRQWSTFHPEFHHLPRKFKIAVNGAQQDRAVIEVHDIGLEAIRNSQGELGFKVYVGGGLGRTPIIGSLINEFLPWPHLLTYLDAIVRVYNRYGRRDNKYKARIKILVKALTPEIFAEKVAAEWANAKDGPMTLTEAEVKRISSHFIAPAYKQLTDIDFNEIDQQHPGFARWRQQNTRPHKQTGYIAVTLSLKATATPPGDISDKQLDAAADLADQYSFGEARTTHQQNIVLADVEQNKLFELWQQMRELGFATPNIGMLTNIISCPGGDFCSLANAKSIPVAEAIQRRFDNLDYLFDIGELDLNISGCMNACSHHHIGHIGILGVDKKGQEFYQISLGGNTGYNTALGSVLGPSFAQEEIPDVIEKIIQFYLKQRHADERFIDTYQRLGMEPFKEHVYAKNN is encoded by the coding sequence ATGTATATCTATGATGAATATGATCAGAAAATTGTAGACGAACGCGTTAAGCAATTTCGTGATCAAACAAACCGCTATTTAGCAGGTGATTTAACAGAAGATGAATATCGCCCGCTACGCTTACAAAATGGTGTCTATATTCAACGTTATGCACCTATGTTGCGGATAGCAGTTCCTTATGGCTTGTTATCTTCTAAACAACTACGTAAATTAGCCAGTATTGCGCGTAATTATGATAAAGGTTATGCACACGTTTCTACTCGTCAAAACTTTCAATTTAACTGGCCTGAATTAGAAGATATACCAGATATTCTAGCTGAACTTGCTACGGTACAAATGCATGCTATTCAAACCAGTGGTAACTGTATTCGCAATACAACCACTGACCAATTCGCTGGCGTTGCAAAGGATGAAGTGATCGACCCACGTGCTTGGTGTGAAATTATTCGTCAATGGTCAACCTTTCATCCTGAGTTTCACCATCTACCTCGCAAGTTTAAAATTGCTGTGAATGGTGCTCAACAAGATCGTGCTGTAATTGAAGTACATGATATTGGTCTTGAAGCCATTCGTAATTCACAAGGTGAACTTGGCTTTAAAGTTTATGTAGGTGGTGGCTTAGGCCGTACCCCTATTATTGGCTCATTGATTAATGAATTTTTACCTTGGCCACATTTATTAACCTATCTTGATGCTATTGTTCGTGTTTACAACCGTTATGGTCGTCGTGATAACAAATATAAAGCGCGTATTAAAATTTTAGTAAAAGCGTTAACACCTGAAATATTTGCAGAAAAAGTAGCGGCTGAATGGGCAAACGCTAAAGATGGCCCAATGACTTTAACTGAAGCAGAAGTAAAGCGCATTAGCAGCCACTTTATAGCTCCTGCTTATAAGCAATTAACAGATATTGATTTTAATGAAATAGATCAACAACACCCTGGTTTTGCTCGTTGGAGACAACAAAATACCCGTCCCCATAAACAAACAGGTTATATTGCTGTTACTTTATCATTAAAAGCTACCGCTACGCCTCCTGGAGATATTAGCGATAAACAATTGGATGCTGCTGCTGATCTTGCCGACCAATATAGCTTTGGCGAAGCAAGAACAACTCATCAACAAAATATTGTACTCGCAGATGTTGAGCAAAATAAATTATTTGAACTATGGCAACAAATGCGAGAGCTAGGTTTTGCCACACCTAATATTGGTATGCTTACTAATATTATTTCTTGCCCTGGCGGAGACTTTTGCTCACTCGCTAATGCTAAATCAATTCCTGTGGCAGAAGCTATTCAACGCCGTTTTGATAATCTAGATTATTTATTTGATATAGGTGAATTAGACCTTAATATCTCTGGTTGTATGAATGCTTGTTCCCACCACCATATTGGTCATATTGGCATTTTAGGTGTAGATAAAAAAGGGCAAGAGTTTTACCAAATATCTTTAGGTGGTAATACGGGTTATAACACGGCTTTAGGTAGTGTATTAGGCCCTTCTTTTGCACAAGAAGAGATACCTGATGTGATAGAAAAGATTATTCAATTCTATCTCAAACAACGACATGCTGATGAACGTTTTATAGATACTTATCAACGCTTAGGTATGGAGCCCTTTAAGGAGCATGTTTATGCAAAAAATAATTAA
- a CDS encoding vWA domain-containing protein, with the protein MLLNLFNELRVAKVPVSLRELLDLINALKHHIVFADMEEFYYLARSILVKDERYFDKFDRAFAAYFEGINQVDVELLSAAIPDEWLRKELERNLSDADKAQIEALGGLDKLIETLKKRLEEQKERHQGGNKWIGTGGTSPFGSGGYNPEGIRIGDAGERQGRAVKVWEKREYQNLDDQVEIGSRTIKLALRRLRKFARTGASEELDIDNTIEATAKDAGLLNIRMKPERHNAVKLLLLFDIGGSMDMHVEMCQELFSACRLEFKYLEYFYFHNFIYENVWQDNHRRQTNRIPTWDILHKYGPDYKVIFVGDAAMGPYEINYIGGSVEHYNEEPGSLWMQRFIEHYRKVIWLNPYPQHAWQYTRSIDMVKGLVNNHMYPLTLEGLEAGISYLSK; encoded by the coding sequence ATGTTACTTAACCTCTTTAATGAACTACGTGTAGCTAAAGTTCCTGTTTCATTACGAGAACTATTAGATTTAATTAATGCACTTAAACATCATATTGTGTTTGCAGATATGGAGGAGTTTTATTATCTAGCACGTAGTATCTTAGTTAAAGATGAACGCTATTTTGATAAATTTGATCGAGCCTTCGCTGCTTACTTTGAAGGTATTAATCAAGTGGATGTTGAGTTATTAAGTGCTGCTATCCCTGATGAATGGTTACGCAAAGAGTTAGAACGAAATCTTAGTGACGCTGATAAAGCACAAATTGAGGCGTTGGGCGGTTTAGATAAACTAATTGAAACCTTAAAAAAACGCTTAGAAGAACAAAAAGAACGTCACCAAGGTGGTAATAAGTGGATTGGTACAGGTGGCACTAGTCCATTTGGCTCAGGGGGTTATAATCCTGAAGGAATTCGTATTGGTGATGCAGGTGAACGACAAGGTCGTGCTGTAAAAGTCTGGGAAAAAAGAGAATATCAGAACCTAGATGACCAAGTAGAAATTGGTAGCCGTACTATCAAACTGGCCTTACGTCGTTTACGTAAGTTTGCCCGTACAGGTGCTAGTGAAGAACTAGATATAGATAATACCATTGAAGCTACCGCTAAAGATGCTGGACTACTGAATATCCGCATGAAACCAGAACGCCACAATGCAGTAAAACTATTACTGTTATTCGATATTGGTGGCTCAATGGATATGCATGTTGAAATGTGCCAAGAATTATTTTCAGCGTGCCGTTTAGAGTTTAAATACCTTGAGTATTTCTATTTCCACAACTTTATTTACGAAAATGTTTGGCAAGATAATCATCGTCGCCAGACTAATCGCATCCCTACATGGGATATCCTACATAAATACGGCCCAGACTATAAAGTAATCTTTGTAGGTGATGCCGCTATGGGCCCTTATGAGATAAATTATATCGGTGGTAGTGTCGAACATTATAATGAAGAGCCTGGCAGTCTATGGATGCAACGCTTTATAGAACATTATCGCAAAGTTATTTGGCTTAATCCTTACCCGCAACATGCTTGGCAATACACTCGCTCAATCGATATGGTGAAGGGATTGGTTAATAACCATATGTATCCTTTAACGTTAGAAGGATTAGAAGCAGGTATTAGCTATTTAAGCAAATAG
- a CDS encoding AAA family ATPase produces the protein MKFTGSSQYIATTDLQLAVNAAITLERPLLIKGEPGTGKTVLAEQLAEAFDAQLISWNIKSTTKAHQGLYEYDAVSRLRDSQLGVEKVYDIANYIKKGKLWEAFESEEKVILLIDEIDKADIEFPNDLLQELDKMEFYVYELDKTIKAKRRPIIIITSNNEKELPDAFLRRCFFHYIAFPDRNTLQKIIDVHYPNITQELVTEALEVFFDIRAIPNLKKKPSTSELIDWLKLLMADQIDIATLRERDPTKSLPPMAGALLKNEQDIHLLERLNFMSRRHRD, from the coding sequence ATGAAATTCACTGGCTCATCCCAATACATTGCAACAACAGATTTGCAGCTAGCTGTTAATGCAGCAATTACCCTTGAACGTCCTTTATTAATTAAAGGTGAACCTGGTACAGGTAAAACTGTATTAGCAGAACAATTAGCTGAAGCGTTTGATGCACAACTCATTAGTTGGAATATAAAATCTACCACAAAAGCCCATCAAGGTCTCTATGAGTACGATGCGGTAAGTCGTCTCAGGGATTCTCAACTAGGTGTTGAAAAAGTTTACGATATTGCCAATTACATAAAAAAAGGCAAGCTGTGGGAGGCTTTTGAAAGTGAAGAAAAGGTTATTCTGCTTATTGATGAAATAGATAAGGCTGATATTGAATTCCCTAATGATTTATTACAAGAGCTCGATAAGATGGAATTCTATGTTTATGAACTTGATAAAACGATCAAGGCTAAACGACGTCCGATTATTATCATCACTTCTAATAATGAAAAAGAATTACCTGATGCTTTTTTAAGACGTTGCTTCTTCCATTATATTGCCTTCCCTGATCGTAATACCTTACAAAAAATCATTGATGTACATTATCCCAATATCACTCAAGAGCTAGTGACAGAAGCTTTGGAAGTATTTTTTGATATTCGCGCTATTCCAAACCTTAAGAAAAAACCTTCTACCTCAGAGCTAATTGACTGGTTAAAACTATTAATGGCCGATCAAATTGATATTGCCACTTTGAGGGAACGTGATCCTACAAAATCTCTGCCGCCTATGGCTGGTGCATTACTGAAAAACGAACAAGATATTCACTTGCTTGAACGTTTAAATTTTATGAGCCGTCGTCATAGGGATTAA
- a CDS encoding OprD family porin has translation MKKLLILTTACTTTFYLPLNAMAEEHGFLEDSTLTITAKNYYYDNNNRDNYAGQAREWGQGFILDYKSGFTQGTVGVGIDALAMFGFRLDSGGRSGKANIDRTPGTMFPLKRNGKAEDSFGSFGVAPKIRISKTEAKYGTFIPNMPVAVGNNGRLLPQTFDGGMITSNEFEDFTFVGGKLEHVKGRASTDNQSMSVDGASTGIASNKFYFGGVDYRVTKDLKLQYYYGNLKEFYKQHFLGLNYGLALPVGNLTTDVRYFYSDSDGKNASSSGRGEGYRIKGYNNNGEVDNQTWSLALTYTVKGHALTGGYQSLSGNSNFPFLNQGTAWSGAGGSTAYLWTDSQIGKFLSAGQRTWFGQYSFNFADVGVPGLTASIKYLKGSHVYDTRAGANYGKKEREWERDFKVAYKIQSGPLKDLELAWMNATFRSGASNDLDENRLIATYTFVFDKF, from the coding sequence ATGAAAAAGCTACTCATATTGACCACAGCTTGTACCACAACATTTTATTTGCCTTTAAACGCTATGGCTGAAGAGCATGGTTTCTTAGAGGATAGTACATTAACAATTACGGCTAAAAATTATTATTATGATAATAATAATCGTGATAATTACGCTGGCCAAGCACGTGAATGGGGACAAGGATTTATCCTTGATTATAAATCAGGTTTTACGCAAGGCACTGTAGGTGTAGGTATTGATGCTTTGGCTATGTTTGGTTTTCGTTTAGACAGTGGTGGTCGTTCAGGTAAGGCTAATATTGATCGTACTCCAGGAACCATGTTTCCATTAAAGCGTAATGGTAAAGCAGAAGATAGCTTTGGTAGTTTTGGGGTAGCACCTAAAATTCGTATTTCTAAAACAGAAGCAAAATATGGTACGTTCATTCCTAATATGCCAGTAGCAGTTGGTAATAATGGTCGTTTATTACCACAAACCTTTGATGGCGGTATGATTACTTCTAATGAGTTTGAAGATTTTACCTTTGTAGGTGGTAAGTTAGAACATGTTAAAGGTCGTGCTTCTACGGATAACCAATCAATGTCTGTGGATGGTGCGAGTACTGGTATAGCTAGTAATAAGTTTTATTTTGGTGGTGTAGATTACCGTGTTACCAAAGATTTAAAACTGCAATATTACTATGGCAATTTAAAAGAGTTTTATAAACAACATTTCTTAGGTTTAAACTATGGTTTAGCGTTACCAGTAGGTAATTTAACCACAGATGTACGTTATTTCTACAGTGATTCTGATGGCAAAAATGCGAGTAGTTCAGGTAGAGGTGAAGGCTATCGTATCAAAGGTTACAATAATAATGGTGAGGTAGATAACCAAACATGGAGCTTAGCATTAACCTATACTGTAAAGGGACATGCGCTTACTGGCGGTTATCAAAGTCTTTCTGGGAATAGTAACTTTCCCTTCTTAAATCAGGGTACGGCATGGTCAGGTGCTGGTGGATCTACAGCCTACTTATGGACTGATAGCCAAATTGGTAAGTTCTTAAGTGCAGGGCAACGCACTTGGTTTGGCCAATATAGCTTTAACTTTGCTGATGTAGGTGTGCCTGGTTTAACGGCTTCTATTAAGTATCTAAAAGGTAGCCATGTTTACGATACTCGTGCTGGCGCTAATTATGGTAAAAAGGAAAGAGAATGGGAGCGTGACTTTAAAGTTGCCTACAAAATTCAGTCAGGTCCTTTAAAAGATCTTGAGTTAGCATGGATGAATGCAACTTTCCGTTCAGGTGCTTCTAATGACTTGGATGAAAATCGTCTAATTGCCACTTATACTTTTGTATTTGATAAGTTCTAG